The following are encoded together in the Anopheles nili chromosome 3, idAnoNiliSN_F5_01, whole genome shotgun sequence genome:
- the LOC128725264 gene encoding uncharacterized protein LOC128725264 — translation MSTLQTGMARRHWKRFLCCMIIALFVTGNVRSEPIPTVPGRAVTVPEQIDGLFKFTWDDATVTTNEDVIDVTTQSTGTTHDRVLFTESPVMDVITLIWYLATFFALIAFFLVMACADRHRCRSRKPATEDRTAPPTPAPSYRQFAPPTYDSLVFEKDNDSIFIIPYDSVIENGHQRNAEDLASNLEQIIEPASPRLHPSNQHTVNISDISSESDDVPVIVVEQSTARPGPDVTDRNVTEL, via the exons ATGTCAACTTTACAAACTGGGATGGCTAGAAGACACTGGAAGCGATTTTTATGTTGCATGATAATCG CACTTTTCGTGACCGGAAACGTGCGAAGTGAACCGATCCCAACCGTACCTGGCCGGGCAGTAACGGTCCCGGAGCAGATCGATGGGTTGTTCAAATTCACCTGGGACGACGCTACCGTTACTACCAACGAAGACGTGATAG ATGTAACAACCCAGAGCACAGGAACAACGCATGACCGTGTTCTATTTACCGAATCGCCTGTCATGGATGTTATTACTCTCATTTGGTACCTGGCTACGTTTTTCGCATTGATCGCGTTCTTTTTGGTAATGGCTTGTGCTGATCGCCATCGTTGTCGCTCCCGGAAGCCAGCAACCGAAGATAGAACAGCGccaccaacaccggcaccgtCCTATCGCCAGTTTGCGCCACCTACCTACGATTCGCTCGTGTTCGAGAAGGATAACGATAGCATTTTCATCATTCCATATGATAGTGTGATCGAAAACGGACACCAACGAAACGCTGAGGACTTGGCAAGCAATCTAGAGCAGATCATAGAACCTGCTTCGCCTCGCCTTCATCCGTCCAATCAACATACCGTGAACATCAGTGATATTAGCAGTGAAAGTGACGATGTTCCCGTTATTGTTGTGGAGCAGAGTACCGCGCGCCCTGGGCCTGACGTCACAGATCGCAACGTCACGGAACTgtaa